The Ascaphus truei isolate aAscTru1 chromosome 3, aAscTru1.hap1, whole genome shotgun sequence genome includes a region encoding these proteins:
- the CLDN4 gene encoding claudin-4, with translation MFQLHSYIPETTERSFLLTSHSNNSRMASMGLQVLGIALSLIGWLGTLVCCALPMWRVTAFIGNNIVVAQIIWEGLWMNCVVQSTGQMQCKVYDSMLALAQDLQAARALLIIAILVALLGVMMAIIGGKCTNCVENESSKSKIMIVAGIVFIVAGVLTLVPVCWSANNIIRDFYNPLVVEAQKRELGASLYIGWAAAALLILGGALLCCNCPPKEQKAYSAKYTAARSVPASNYV, from the coding sequence ATGTTTCAGCTTCACAGTTACATCCCTGAGACAACAGAGAGAAGCTTTCTCCTAACTTCGCACAGCAACAACAGCAGAATGGCTTCTATGGGGCTTCAGGTTCTGGGCATTGCATTGTCCCTCATCGGCTGGCTGGGCACCTTAGTTTGCTGTGCCCTTCCCATGTGGAGGGTGACTGCCTTCATCGGTAATAACATTGTGGTGGCCCAGATCATCTGGGAAGGTCTGTGGATGAACTGTGTGGTGCAGAGTACGGGGCAGATGCAGTGCAAGGTCTACGACTCTATGCTGGCTCTTGCCCAGGATCTGCAAGCAGCTCGAGCCCTTTTGATCATCGCTATCCTTGTGGCCCTGTTGGGAGTCATGATGGCCATCATTGGAGGCAAGTGCACCAACTGCGTGGAGAACGAATCTTCAAAATCCAAAATCATGATCGTGGCCGGCATCGTCTTTATTGTGGCCGGCGTCCTCACCCTGGTCCCAGTGTGCTGGTCTGCCAACAACATCATCCGGGACTTCTACAATCCGCTGGTGGTGGAGGCGCAGAAGAGAGAGCTGGGGGCTTCGCTGTACATAGGGTGGGCTGCCGCCGCTCTGCTGATTCTTGGCGGAGCCCTGCTGTGCTGCAACTGCCCACCAAAAGAGCAAAAAGCCTATTCTGCCAAGTACACAGCGGCACGCTCAGTACCGGCCAGTAACTACGTCTGA